One Candidatus Devosia phytovorans genomic window carries:
- a CDS encoding sugar ABC transporter permease, translated as MAAIRNRHLGLIYVAPALLFVSAFVLYPLGQLVWLSLTDTSLLGGGTWVGLENYAEALDDRAFWRALWFTVKYTVVITPILMGLGFALALLTSQNTPLKLFTRATIFLPVVIGLGTSSLLWYWLLDQQVGLFNKILLDLGLVEAMPVWFTKADPALAAVIVSVTWKVVGFGMILFVAAIQSINSEVIEAAIIDGASYWQRVWRIIIPLSMRTLLLATLISAIGSMLAFEQFYIMTGGNPRGQTFTSVYLIYQNSFISFKLGYGAALSIILTAIILVFSALQVFLSNRSASE; from the coding sequence GTGGCCGCCATCCGCAATCGTCATCTGGGGCTGATCTATGTCGCCCCTGCCCTGCTCTTCGTCTCCGCCTTCGTGCTCTATCCGCTGGGGCAGCTGGTCTGGCTGTCGCTGACCGATACGTCGCTGCTGGGTGGCGGCACATGGGTGGGGCTGGAGAATTACGCCGAGGCGCTGGATGACCGCGCCTTCTGGCGGGCGCTGTGGTTCACGGTCAAATATACCGTGGTCATCACGCCGATATTGATGGGGCTGGGCTTTGCCCTGGCGCTGCTGACCAGCCAGAACACGCCGCTGAAACTGTTCACCCGGGCGACGATCTTTTTGCCGGTTGTGATCGGGCTCGGCACATCGAGCCTGCTCTGGTACTGGCTGCTGGACCAGCAGGTGGGGCTGTTCAACAAGATCCTGCTCGACCTCGGCCTCGTCGAAGCCATGCCGGTGTGGTTCACCAAGGCCGATCCGGCGCTGGCGGCGGTGATCGTTTCGGTGACGTGGAAAGTGGTCGGCTTCGGCATGATCCTTTTCGTTGCTGCCATCCAGTCGATCAATTCGGAAGTCATCGAGGCGGCGATCATCGATGGCGCCAGCTATTGGCAGCGGGTGTGGCGGATCATCATTCCGCTCTCGATGCGCACGCTGCTGCTGGCGACGCTGATTTCGGCCATCGGCTCGATGCTGGCCTTCGAGCAGTTCTACATCATGACCGGCGGCAATCCGCGCGGGCAGACCTTCACCTCGGTCTATCTGATCTACCAGAACAGTTTCATCAGCTTCAAACTGGGCTATGGCGCAGCGCTGTCGATCATTCTGACCGCCATCATCCTGGTGTTTTCGGCGCTGCAGGTGTTTCTCAGCAACCGGAGCGCCAGCGAATGA
- a CDS encoding carbohydrate ABC transporter permease, producing the protein MSAISQKSAPMARAQRYLVAAICVLVITLMLGPMVLSFFASIKTPAEASASPPNYLPHSLSGENYGKILDYQAGLSTYAGNSFLVAAIAIVLCLVLAVPAGYGLARFRLPFKELIFVLMLAPLMIPYQALLIPIYLNFSKIGLANSHLGLAIVHAVLQLPFSIYLMRNAFEAIPREIEEAALIDGATSFQVLRRIFLPLVMPGVVTVMLFTFINSWNEFLAALIFMNKESSFTVPIMLVSVRTGRLGAVDWGALQAGVIVSVLPCILIYVLLQKYYVSGFLNGAVK; encoded by the coding sequence ATGAGCGCGATCAGCCAGAAAAGTGCGCCGATGGCGCGGGCCCAGCGCTATCTCGTTGCCGCCATCTGCGTGCTGGTCATCACGCTGATGCTGGGACCGATGGTGCTGAGCTTTTTCGCCTCGATCAAGACACCGGCCGAGGCCTCGGCCAGCCCGCCCAACTACCTGCCGCATAGTCTGAGCGGCGAGAACTACGGCAAGATCCTCGACTATCAGGCCGGGCTTTCCACCTATGCCGGCAACAGCTTCCTCGTAGCCGCCATTGCCATCGTGCTGTGCCTCGTGCTGGCGGTACCGGCGGGCTATGGGCTGGCGCGGTTCAGGCTGCCGTTCAAGGAGTTGATCTTTGTCCTGATGCTGGCGCCGCTGATGATCCCCTATCAGGCGCTGCTGATCCCGATCTATCTCAACTTTTCCAAGATCGGCCTGGCCAATTCCCACCTGGGGCTGGCGATCGTTCATGCCGTGCTGCAACTGCCGTTTTCGATCTATCTGATGCGCAATGCCTTCGAGGCCATTCCGCGCGAAATCGAGGAGGCAGCGCTGATCGATGGGGCAACAAGTTTTCAGGTGCTGCGCCGCATCTTCCTGCCGCTGGTCATGCCGGGCGTGGTGACGGTAATGCTCTTCACCTTCATCAATTCGTGGAACGAGTTTCTGGCGGCGCTGATCTTCATGAACAAGGAAAGCTCGTTCACCGTGCCGATCATGCTGGTGTCGGTGCGCACCGGGCGGCTGGGCGCGGTCGACTGGGGTGCGCTGCAGGCGGGCGTCATCGTCTCTGTACTTCCCTGCATCCTCATCTATGTGCTGTTGCAGAAATATTACGTCTCCGGCTTCCTCAACGGCGCCGTGAAATAG
- a CDS encoding LacI family DNA-binding transcriptional regulator: MDEQDTHERYPERATIRDVARLADVSIGTASKALNGTGRLKQETRDKVVAAANELGFRPNSMAQSLHRAKSMTVGILSTDSFGRFTFPIVEALEERLAEHGIAIFMCNATDDPAREKQHLDQLLGKRIDGLLVTARRMDMRPAIAVPGKSMPVIYVFSQADDPDALCLIPDDYGGAVLGVQHLVDMGRRRIAHVTGPTRFEAVNLRQQGYADVLSKAGLPEIAGYGLNGQWSELWGREAVAALFDGKTETPDALFCGNDQIARGAVDGLRERGLDVPGDVAVVGFDNWDVMALAARPPLSSVDMNLRELGRVAGERLISMMAGERLRGVERLDCSLVVRQSSDPSKKKT; encoded by the coding sequence ATGGACGAGCAGGACACACATGAGCGCTATCCGGAGCGCGCCACGATCAGGGATGTGGCGCGGCTGGCCGACGTCTCCATCGGCACGGCATCCAAGGCGCTCAATGGCACCGGGCGGCTGAAGCAGGAGACACGGGACAAGGTGGTAGCCGCGGCCAATGAACTGGGTTTCCGGCCCAATTCCATGGCGCAGAGCCTGCACCGGGCCAAGTCGATGACGGTGGGGATCCTTTCCACCGACAGTTTCGGCCGCTTCACCTTTCCCATCGTCGAGGCGCTGGAGGAGCGACTGGCCGAGCATGGCATTGCGATCTTCATGTGCAATGCGACGGACGATCCGGCACGCGAGAAGCAGCATCTCGACCAGTTACTGGGAAAGCGCATCGATGGGCTGCTGGTGACGGCGCGACGCATGGACATGCGACCGGCCATTGCCGTGCCGGGCAAGTCGATGCCGGTGATCTATGTGTTCTCGCAGGCCGATGACCCCGATGCGCTATGCCTCATCCCCGATGATTACGGCGGGGCGGTGCTGGGGGTGCAGCATCTGGTCGACATGGGACGCAGGCGGATTGCCCATGTGACGGGGCCGACGCGGTTCGAGGCGGTGAACCTGCGCCAGCAGGGCTATGCCGATGTGCTGAGCAAGGCGGGCCTGCCGGAGATCGCGGGCTATGGGCTCAACGGACAATGGTCCGAGCTTTGGGGCCGGGAGGCGGTGGCCGCGCTGTTTGACGGCAAGACCGAGACGCCCGACGCGCTTTTTTGCGGCAATGACCAGATTGCGCGTGGTGCGGTGGACGGGTTGCGGGAACGCGGGCTCGACGTGCCGGGCGACGTCGCGGTGGTGGGCTTCGACAATTGGGATGTGATGGCGCTGGCGGCGCGGCCGCCGCTCAGCTCCGTCGACATGAATTTGCGCGAGCTGGGCCGGGTGGCCGGCGAGCGCCTGATTTCAATGATGGCCGGGGAGCGCCTGCGTGGCGTCGAACGGCTCGACTGTTCGCTGGTCGTACGGCAATCGTCCGACCCATCCAAGAAGAAGACCTGA
- a CDS encoding glycoside hydrolase family 127 protein has protein sequence MSRYAPVNFPDVTLEGKFWHERLETVLTRTIPSQHRKLEEYTILDSLKLPNPPPPLRFPRHANGFTVQVFWDSDVGKWIEAASYALAHRRDADIEAKIEAIVDDFEKAQAPDGYLNCWYLGHEPDKRWSNLRDNHEMYNAGHMLEGAIAYFRVTGRRRWLDVMERYLDHIYTVFGTGPGQKRGYDGHEEIELALIKLYYLTGEKKHLDFATYLINERGHQDPHYFDIEREEREAKEGKALNQRYVFGNYEYSQSHRPVREQDKVVGHAVRAMYLYTAMADLAAELNDAGLKRACEVLWDDVMETKMYVTAGLGPSAHNEGFTHDFDLPNQTAYAETCASVALIFWAQRMLHLDLDGKYADILELAMFNGALSGLSRDGENYFYANPLESDGTPTRWDWHTCPCCTMNVSRLVASVGGYFVSTAVDGVAFHLYGGIATEVLIGGQTVGLREVSTYPWNGDIKIHVDPESPAAFDVKLRIPGWSSGAKVSVNGEAVDVAKAVNGYLTINRTWAKGDVVALDLQMPPVRLYANPGVLMDVGRVALKRGPLVYCVEEIDNPGGRVQRLKLPRDSELKVETRTDLFDGVVTLKADATAINENEWKTLYRTAPPKEASATLTALPYYLWANRGQGSMVVWVPEAN, from the coding sequence ATGAGCCGCTATGCCCCCGTCAATTTTCCGGATGTGACGCTGGAGGGAAAATTCTGGCACGAGAGGCTCGAGACCGTGCTGACGCGCACCATTCCGAGCCAGCATAGAAAGCTCGAGGAATATACGATCCTCGACTCGCTCAAGCTGCCGAACCCGCCACCGCCGCTGCGCTTTCCGCGCCATGCCAATGGTTTTACCGTGCAGGTGTTCTGGGACAGCGATGTGGGCAAATGGATCGAGGCGGCCAGCTATGCCTTGGCGCATCGGCGCGACGCCGATATCGAAGCCAAGATCGAGGCGATCGTCGATGATTTCGAAAAGGCGCAGGCGCCGGATGGCTATCTCAACTGCTGGTATCTCGGCCATGAGCCGGACAAGCGCTGGAGCAATCTGCGCGACAATCACGAAATGTATAATGCCGGGCATATGCTGGAAGGCGCGATTGCCTATTTCCGGGTGACCGGACGACGCCGCTGGCTCGATGTGATGGAGCGTTATCTCGATCATATCTACACGGTGTTCGGCACCGGGCCGGGGCAGAAGCGCGGCTATGATGGGCATGAGGAAATCGAGCTGGCGCTGATCAAGCTCTATTACCTGACCGGCGAGAAGAAGCATCTCGACTTTGCCACCTATCTCATCAACGAGCGCGGTCATCAGGATCCGCATTATTTCGATATCGAAAGGGAGGAGCGCGAAGCCAAGGAGGGCAAGGCGCTCAACCAGCGCTATGTGTTCGGCAATTACGAATATAGCCAGAGCCACCGTCCGGTGCGCGAGCAGGACAAGGTTGTCGGCCATGCCGTGCGCGCCATGTATCTCTATACCGCCATGGCGGACCTTGCCGCCGAGCTCAATGATGCCGGGCTCAAGCGCGCCTGCGAAGTGCTGTGGGACGATGTGATGGAGACCAAGATGTATGTGACGGCGGGCCTTGGCCCCTCGGCGCATAACGAGGGCTTCACCCATGACTTCGACCTGCCCAACCAGACGGCCTATGCCGAGACCTGCGCTTCGGTGGCGCTGATCTTTTGGGCGCAGCGCATGCTGCATCTCGATCTCGACGGCAAATATGCCGATATCCTGGAACTGGCCATGTTCAATGGCGCGCTATCGGGGCTCAGCCGCGACGGCGAGAACTATTTCTATGCCAATCCGCTGGAGAGCGACGGCACGCCGACGCGTTGGGACTGGCACACCTGCCCGTGCTGCACGATGAATGTGAGCCGGCTGGTGGCTTCGGTGGGCGGCTATTTCGTCTCGACGGCGGTCGATGGCGTGGCCTTCCACCTCTATGGCGGCATTGCCACGGAGGTTTTGATCGGCGGGCAGACAGTCGGTCTGCGGGAAGTGTCGACCTATCCGTGGAATGGCGACATCAAGATCCATGTCGATCCGGAAAGCCCGGCGGCCTTTGACGTCAAGCTGCGCATTCCCGGCTGGTCATCGGGCGCGAAAGTGTCGGTCAATGGCGAGGCGGTGGACGTCGCCAAGGCGGTCAATGGATATCTCACCATCAACCGCACCTGGGCCAAGGGCGACGTGGTGGCGCTCGACCTGCAGATGCCGCCGGTGCGGCTCTATGCCAATCCGGGCGTGCTGATGGATGTGGGCCGCGTGGCGCTGAAGCGCGGACCGCTGGTCTATTGCGTGGAAGAGATCGACAATCCAGGCGGTCGCGTGCAGCGGCTGAAGCTGCCGCGAGACTCCGAGCTCAAGGTCGAAACCCGCACCGACCTGTTCGATGGCGTGGTGACGCTCAAAGCGGATGCCACGGCGATCAACGAAAATGAGTGGAAGACTCTCTACCGCACCGCGCCACCCAAGGAAGCGAGCGCGACGCTGACCGCCCTGCCCTATTACCTCTGGGCCAATCGCGGGCAGGGTTCGATGGTGGTCTGGGTGCCGGAGGCGAACTAG
- a CDS encoding PRC-barrel domain-containing protein: MAYDDTRNRDADVKETHDLIASDKVEGTKVYDPNGEHIGSIERILVEKRSGKVSYAVLSFGGFLGIGHDHYPLPWTKLNYDESLGGYRVDVTKDQLEGAPKYRDDDADFWSAENGRRVYDYYGVAPYWI, from the coding sequence ATGGCTTACGACGATACTCGCAACCGCGACGCCGACGTCAAGGAAACCCACGATCTGATCGCCTCCGACAAGGTCGAAGGCACCAAGGTCTACGATCCCAATGGCGAGCATATCGGCTCTATTGAACGCATTCTGGTCGAAAAGCGCAGCGGCAAGGTCTCCTATGCCGTGCTGAGCTTCGGCGGCTTCCTCGGCATCGGCCACGACCATTATCCGCTGCCCTGGACCAAGCTCAATTATGACGAAAGCCTCGGCGGTTACCGCGTCGATGTCACCAAGGACCAGCTCGAGGGCGCGCCGAAATACCGCGACGACGATGCTGACTTCTGGTCCGCCGAAAACGGCCGCCGCGTCTATGACTATTACGGCGTTGCGCCCTACTGGATCTAA
- a CDS encoding OmpA family protein: MMTKILVAMTAALALTACTTNPYTGESQLSNTAGGGLFGAGGGAVAGAIIGSAVGGDARVGALIGAGVGGLTGAAIGSYMDQQEAELRAQLQGTGVSVTRVGQNIILNMPSNITFATDQSNVQPSFNSTLVSVALVLKKFDKSIVDVYGHTDSTGGDSHNLALSQRRAVSVATILANQGIDQRRFYIEGKGSSSPIASNASEAGRAQNRRVEIQIAPING, encoded by the coding sequence ATGATGACGAAGATCCTGGTCGCGATGACCGCAGCTCTCGCGCTCACTGCCTGCACCACCAATCCCTATACCGGCGAAAGCCAGCTTTCCAACACGGCCGGCGGCGGCCTGTTCGGCGCTGGCGGCGGCGCCGTGGCTGGCGCCATCATCGGCTCGGCCGTTGGTGGCGATGCGCGCGTCGGCGCGTTGATCGGCGCTGGCGTCGGCGGCCTGACCGGCGCGGCCATCGGCTCCTACATGGACCAGCAGGAAGCCGAACTGCGCGCCCAGCTCCAGGGCACCGGCGTTTCCGTCACCCGTGTCGGCCAGAACATCATCCTCAACATGCCGTCCAACATCACCTTCGCCACCGACCAGTCCAACGTCCAGCCGAGCTTCAACTCGACCCTGGTCTCGGTCGCGCTCGTGCTCAAGAAGTTCGACAAGTCCATCGTCGACGTCTACGGCCACACCGACTCGACCGGCGGCGACAGCCACAACCTAGCGCTCAGCCAGCGCCGCGCCGTTTCGGTCGCCACGATCCTGGCCAACCAGGGCATCGACCAGCGCCGTTTCTATATCGAAGGCAAGGGATCCTCGAGCCCCATCGCCTCCAACGCGAGCGAAGCCGGCCGCGCCCAGAACCGCCGCGTCGAAATCCAGATCGCGCCGATCAACGGCTGA
- a CDS encoding SDR family oxidoreductase has product MPNRLDDKIAVVTGAASGIGLATTRALLAEGATVVMVDWNAEALDALASELGEQAIPRVTNLLDAQSCGEMVPEILAKTGRIDILHCNAGSYIGGDLIETTPEAIDRMLTLNVNAVMKNVHAVSPHMIGRKSGDIIVTCSVAGHFPTWWEPVYSGSKWAITSFVQGMRRQMVPHGIRVAQISPGPVVSALLADWPEENLRAARESGGLIEPEDVADAIIFMLTRRRAVTIRDMIVLPSNFDRV; this is encoded by the coding sequence GTGCCGAACAGGTTGGACGACAAGATTGCCGTGGTCACCGGTGCAGCCTCGGGCATCGGCCTCGCGACCACCAGGGCCCTGTTGGCAGAGGGCGCCACTGTGGTCATGGTGGACTGGAATGCCGAGGCACTCGACGCGCTGGCAAGCGAGCTGGGCGAGCAGGCAATACCCCGGGTTACCAATCTGCTCGATGCGCAAAGCTGCGGCGAAATGGTGCCGGAAATCCTCGCCAAGACCGGCCGCATCGACATCCTGCACTGCAATGCCGGCAGCTATATCGGTGGTGATCTGATAGAGACCACACCGGAAGCCATCGACCGCATGCTGACGCTCAACGTCAATGCGGTGATGAAGAATGTCCATGCGGTGTCCCCGCACATGATCGGGCGCAAGAGCGGCGACATCATCGTGACCTGCTCGGTTGCCGGCCATTTCCCGACGTGGTGGGAGCCGGTCTATTCCGGCTCGAAATGGGCCATCACCAGTTTTGTCCAGGGCATGCGACGCCAGATGGTGCCCCATGGCATACGCGTAGCCCAGATCTCGCCCGGTCCCGTGGTTTCGGCCCTGCTCGCCGACTGGCCGGAGGAGAACCTGCGCGCAGCGCGAGAAAGCGGCGGGCTGATCGAGCCCGAGGACGTTGCCGACGCCATCATCTTCATGCTGACCCGCCGCCGCGCCGTCACCATCCGCGACATGATCGTGCTGCCCTCCAATTTCGACAGGGTGTAA
- a CDS encoding cold-shock protein — protein sequence MATITGTVKFFNSTKGFGFITPETGGKDAFVHISAVERSGLKGLYENDKVTYELESGRDGKESAVNLTLLK from the coding sequence ATGGCCACTATCACCGGCACCGTTAAGTTCTTCAATTCGACCAAGGGCTTCGGCTTCATCACCCCGGAAACCGGCGGCAAGGATGCCTTCGTGCACATTTCCGCTGTCGAGCGTTCGGGCCTCAAGGGCCTCTACGAAAACGACAAGGTGACCTACGAGCTCGAGTCCGGCCGCGACGGCAAGGAATCTGCAGTGAACCTGACGCTGCTGAAGTAG
- a CDS encoding peptidoglycan-binding domain 1 protein: MAIDSDDIKVIAALVGRFENGSEPYLGATGDFDGQGISCGVLQWNIGQGSLQPMIVKAGEAVVHATMPAFGQAMWEACTSPIPRGLAIVRGWQSNKKLLAGPRAELKALMGSPTLRQLQDDRIASVAEKADVHARAWADARGTAGRSKQELAFFFDLVTQNGSMKGLSFSDVAAFKAAVGNAKADDLICDWLAGTGSQMWGHQDAHKNAQLWRDAVGGAELDLLVFAYLRSQKSVLKARADVLNRNGTIATRRGHVHAGFYDLTELF, encoded by the coding sequence GTGGCGATTGATAGCGATGACATCAAAGTCATTGCAGCCCTGGTTGGCCGCTTCGAAAATGGCAGCGAGCCCTATCTGGGTGCAACGGGCGACTTCGATGGGCAAGGCATTTCCTGTGGCGTGCTGCAGTGGAATATAGGACAGGGCTCCCTGCAGCCCATGATCGTCAAGGCCGGTGAAGCTGTCGTGCATGCGACGATGCCGGCTTTTGGCCAGGCCATGTGGGAGGCCTGCACCTCGCCCATCCCACGCGGCCTTGCCATCGTGCGTGGCTGGCAAAGCAACAAGAAGCTTCTTGCCGGACCGCGAGCCGAGTTGAAGGCGCTGATGGGGTCACCGACCCTGCGTCAACTGCAGGACGACCGCATCGCCAGCGTCGCCGAAAAGGCAGACGTTCATGCCCGCGCCTGGGCGGATGCCCGGGGCACTGCCGGCCGGAGCAAGCAGGAGCTGGCGTTCTTTTTCGATCTCGTTACGCAGAACGGGAGTATGAAGGGCCTGTCATTTTCTGATGTGGCGGCGTTCAAGGCAGCTGTGGGGAATGCAAAGGCCGACGATCTCATCTGCGATTGGCTTGCCGGCACCGGCAGTCAGATGTGGGGGCACCAAGATGCGCACAAGAACGCCCAGCTCTGGCGCGATGCAGTCGGCGGCGCCGAACTGGACCTTCTGGTTTTTGCCTATCTGCGATCCCAGAAGTCCGTGCTCAAGGCGCGGGCCGATGTGCTGAATCGAAACGGCACGATCGCGACGCGGCGCGGTCATGTCCACGCGGGCTTTTATGACCTGACCGAGCTGTTCTAG
- a CDS encoding flavin reductase family protein produces MTILPVDLARAHRLLNHGPTILISARQGGVDNVMPAAWASVLDMDPAKVMVVLDSGARTRELVEASTHFVMQIPVAGQLSVVDALGTTSLHDMPDKLARSGVKLFEMPGHDLPLVQGCAAWMVCRLIPEPHNQSTYDLFIGQVEAAWADDRVFSNGRWHFETADPAWRTLHHVSGGRYLAIGDILPFNRSPDEGPGA; encoded by the coding sequence ATGACCATCCTCCCCGTCGATCTCGCCCGGGCGCATCGCCTGCTCAACCATGGCCCCACTATCCTGATCTCGGCCCGCCAGGGTGGCGTGGACAATGTCATGCCGGCCGCCTGGGCCTCGGTGCTCGACATGGATCCGGCCAAGGTGATGGTCGTGCTCGATAGCGGTGCGCGGACGCGTGAACTGGTGGAAGCCAGCACGCATTTCGTCATGCAGATCCCGGTCGCCGGACAGTTGAGCGTGGTCGATGCGCTCGGCACCACCAGCCTGCACGACATGCCCGACAAGCTCGCCCGCTCCGGCGTCAAACTGTTTGAGATGCCTGGCCATGACCTGCCCCTCGTGCAAGGCTGCGCCGCCTGGATGGTCTGCCGGCTCATCCCCGAACCGCATAACCAGTCCACCTATGACCTCTTCATCGGCCAAGTCGAAGCCGCCTGGGCCGACGACCGCGTCTTCAGCAATGGCCGCTGGCATTTCGAAACCGCCGACCCCGCCTGGCGCACGCTCCACCACGTCTCGGGCGGCCGCTACCTCGCCATCGGCGACATTCTGCCTTTCAACCGCAGCCCGGACGAAGGGCCGGGGGCCTAG
- a CDS encoding LuxR C-terminal-related transcriptional regulator — protein sequence MSDEIYYSSFSSRDRLIHIVDGDIATCEALSVLFRLEGFQTSFSTTAEQFSIALERRRPDAFVINMHLGEDHGINLLRRIRAIRGEVPVVMMVDVPDLTGAVAAMKLGATDVISKPIDSDHLLMVLRDNLRLGLRNGHRNSDIRGLAQLTPRERQVLHLITSGQSNKEAGRELGISPRTIEVHRARVMEKLGARNTADLMRIVLVG from the coding sequence ATGAGCGACGAGATATACTATAGTTCCTTTTCCAGCCGGGATCGCCTGATCCACATTGTCGATGGTGATATTGCCACCTGCGAGGCGCTGAGCGTCCTCTTCCGCCTCGAAGGCTTTCAGACGTCTTTCTCGACGACGGCCGAGCAGTTTTCGATCGCCCTCGAACGCCGCCGACCCGATGCCTTTGTCATCAACATGCATCTCGGCGAGGACCACGGCATCAACCTGCTGCGCCGGATCCGGGCGATACGCGGCGAGGTGCCGGTCGTCATGATGGTCGATGTGCCCGACCTGACCGGTGCCGTGGCGGCGATGAAACTGGGTGCCACCGACGTCATCTCCAAGCCCATCGACAGCGATCACCTGCTGATGGTGCTGCGCGACAACCTGCGGCTGGGCCTGCGTAACGGGCACCGCAACAGCGACATCCGCGGTCTTGCCCAGCTCACTCCGCGCGAACGGCAGGTGCTGCATCTGATCACCAGCGGCCAGTCCAACAAGGAGGCGGGCCGCGAACTGGGCATTTCCCCCCGCACCATCGAAGTGCACCGCGCCCGCGTCATGGAAAAGCTGGGCGCCCGCAACACCGCCGACCTGATGCGCATCGTGCTGGTGGGTTAG
- the mscL gene encoding large conductance mechanosensitive channel protein MscL, with the protein MFKEFRDFAIKGNMIDLAIGVIIGAAFGAIVSSIVDDIFMPIIGLIIGGIDFSNLFVVLSNPDQVAVPSVAAAKAAGVATLNIGLFINAVVKFTIIAFVLFMVVKGINSLKREAAKEPVETTPAPTKEEVLLTEIRDALRATPRV; encoded by the coding sequence ATGTTCAAGGAATTCCGGGACTTTGCCATCAAGGGCAATATGATCGACCTGGCGATCGGCGTCATCATCGGCGCCGCATTCGGCGCCATCGTCTCGTCCATCGTCGATGACATCTTCATGCCGATCATCGGCCTGATCATTGGCGGCATCGACTTCTCGAACCTGTTCGTCGTGCTTTCCAACCCCGACCAGGTTGCCGTGCCATCCGTTGCGGCCGCCAAGGCTGCCGGCGTCGCCACGCTCAATATCGGCCTGTTCATCAACGCCGTGGTCAAGTTCACCATCATCGCCTTCGTGCTTTTCATGGTGGTCAAGGGCATCAATTCGCTCAAGCGCGAAGCCGCCAAGGAGCCGGTGGAAACCACGCCGGCCCCGACCAAGGAAGAAGTCCTGCTGACCGAAATCCGCGACGCCCTGCGCGCCACGCCGCGCGTCTGA